The nucleotide window CATTCTCGAGTAAACCCGTCAAATGATGCAATATTCCCCCACAGACTGATTTATATAACCtgtgattaatttattttaaaacgttttacagtaggtaaaagtctcaggaatctttcctgaaaaAGCACACTccagaaaaatgactgaaatagtCTATTCTGACAGGACTGAGACACTTACTTTACACCGCGCCCACAGGTTAAACTAATTCCATCTGAATAGGGATATAGAATGTCTCATAGAAATAGCTTGTGTTAGCAATTTCCTAATGAAACAATTAGAGAGGCATGACTACCGATACCGTGTTTATATACTCATAATCGCAAACAAGACTCCGATACCAACATCTGATACCTTGTGTCTAGTGCACGTTGCTCCGCTAATTAGCAGACAACTCAAAATGTTGTTGATGTGGAATTAtttcacagtcagtgatggcAACACAAGCGAAACGGACTTCAGGGGGAACCCGAGAGCAGTGAGTATGCTGTGCTGTTTTGACGGTCCTCACACTAGGTGTATTTTTCTTCAGCCAAAGTTTATTTTCCtcccaggaaatgttttcccgtTTGGCAGAGCATTGTTCATCGTCTGATGTGGTTTTCCCTCAAACGaaattattttctctgctcGGGAATTTTGAATTGGATCCAGTGTCATAGATCAAGCTGctgctcttaaataaacactcccaagtgtGCAACTTCCCAACTGTTATAGTATAACGGAaactgttaggagtgtggtgtgttctccctgtgtctgcatgggttttctccgggtgactgtctgtgaggagtgtggtgtgttctccctgtgtctgcgtgggttccctccgggtgactctctgtgaagaatgtggtgtgttctccctgtgtctgcgtgggtttcctccgggtgactgtctgtgaggagtgtggtgtgttctccctgtgtctgcgtgggttccctccgggtgactctctgtgaagaatgtggtgtgttctccctgtgtctgcgtgggttccctccgggtgactgtctgtgaagaatgtggtgtgttctccctgtgtctgcgtgggtttcctccgggtgactgtctgtgaggagtgtggtgtgttctccctgtgtctgcgtgggttccctccgggtgactgtctgtgaagaatgtggtgtgttctccctgtgtctgcgtgggtttcctccgggtgactgtctgtgaggagtgtggtgtgttctccctgtgtctgcgtgggttccctccgggtgactctctgtgaagaatgtggtgtgttctccctgtgtctgcgtgggttccctccgggtgactgtctgtgaagaatgtggtgtgttctccctgtgtctgcgtgggtttcctccgggtgactgtctgtgaggagtgtggtgtgttctccctgtgtctgcgtgggttccctccgggtgactgtctgtgaagaatgtggtgtgttctccctgtgtctgcgtgggtttcctccgggtgactgtctgtgaggagtgtggtgtgttctccctgtgtctgcgtgggtttcctccgggtgactgtctgtgagaagtgtggtgtgttctccctgtgtctgcgtgggttccctccgggtgctccggtttcctctcacagtccaaaaacacatgttggtaggtggattggcgactcaaaagtgtccgtaggtgtgagtgaatgtgtgtgtgtgtgtgtgtgtgtgtctgtattgccctgtgaaggactggcgccccctccagggtgtattccccgccttgcgcccaatgattccaggtaggctctggacccaccgcgaccctgaactggataagtgcttgcagacaatgaattaatgttttaattaataactacactatgtaaccaACAATTACACAATGCTCCTAATTGCTTAATTCTAAGTGAATATTGGTATCGgcaagtacaaaaatacacatacttGTACTCATACTCAGTTGGAAAAAAAATGGTATTTAAGCATGTACACAATAGCCAGAGCAACTGCAGAGTCGCAGATTTGTTTCCAAAGTGATGTGGTATATTTAATGGCAAAGCACCTGAAAATTGACTCATGGTGAACCCAGAGCATCTTCACAGAACAAAGAAATTATGGAAAATTAAATACTTCATAAAATGGTGTTGTTACATATAAATACTTACAAGAAACCAAGAACTCATTTGTtacaacagataaaaaaaaatgataaacagcagcatattattatattcattaGGTAGGAAGAAACCCAGATATGCTGGATACACATGCTCTAGCACTTGGGAGTGTAAGTGAGCTGCAATTTTCTACGTAGCCTCAATAATTTGAGGCAAAGACATTTCACAGACATGATATTAGAGGCGTATGTGTGCTCTGTTTGTGAATTTTAACAAATTCTGTACCATATTTGTGACTCGCTCATATGTAACAAAATGTTCTAAAAGGAATACTGTTCAGCTGTGTGTCATTTCTACCTTAGTAATCAAAACTTGACTCTCTGTATGACTGATAGTGTGcatttatgttttacattttgacTAAAGCTATACACTTAAATGTAGGTACAGTTTGTTTACACTATTGATAATGTCTGTAGGTAaacattttcatgttttgaTCACCAGAGTGATTCAGAGCAAAAATTCAGCATTCCCAGTGGGCTGCCATGTCGTTGGACGTTGTGGGTGGAGGACGCACACAGTTTCAGATGGGACTGGTCTCACTCGGGTCCTGAATGACTGGCCTCAGGATGTtcccctctctcttgctcttggaGGCCTCGGAATGCCAGGGTACAAACGACATTGTTTTCCTCTCTGTAATGGGATAATTTTGATCTGTGATGCTAAATACTCAGACTAAATTATTACCACATGGTAGGCGTTCACTTGAAACCTGCGTTCTAAACAGTGGATTATTTAGTGACAAGATGCACTGAATTTACTTCCTACATAGCGAACTTACACAGAattagatatattttttttttcataaacataGTTACAGAGTGAATAACCTGAACAACAAATTTGAGTAATACATTCCtcacttttttttaaccagCCTGTAACATTTCCTCCTTGTAGTGTGTTTAAGTTTATtacctttaaaaacattttacatattaacattttgttgttgttgttgttgttgtcaagCAATCCACTCTTTAAAATTCCAAACAGTAAAGAATTGAGTGATAACATACCATGCATAATCTTTGAAGTGTCTCAAAATACAGGGGGTCTTTGACTTACAacattgatccgttcctacgtcgagtcgtaaaccgattttcggtgtaagtctgaacatacgtacatactatATACACCTATCCTCCtgggtcccgagccgcgtaaccgtgtgtTCTTTCGctgcgcacaccacacacgaagttcacgttacgacgtttacgacgcaaaaccacttaagtcgaaaacCAAGGCttcatacagtaaatgggagatgtgtcgtaaccacgaaacatcgtaactcgggactgacgtaacccgaggacctcctgtaatgAGAAAATATGTGAAAGGAAGCTTGTAAAGtattaaaataattgaaaaacGTTAGCTTATACTTTGAGATCAGGAAATAAAGTTGAAATCTTCAGTAGAACTTTTTAATTCTGCAAGAACACATGATTatttccagatttttttttttttgcgttaGTGCTAGTAAAGCACAACTATATTAGTTTCTTGCATTTCTGTACAGGTTGACGGCTCTTTATGGTTTAGAAGAGGTGTTGGAACTCAAGTCAGGAGAGACCGTGCTGGTGAATGCAGCGGCTGGAGCTGTGGGGAGTGTTGTGGGTCAGATCGCTAAACTGAAAGGCTGTAAAGTGGTGGGTTCGGCTGGGAGCGACGCTAAAATTTCTTATTTGAAAGAACTGGGCTTTGACCATGTCTTCAACTACAAGACTGTGCTCTCTCTGGAGGAAGCACTGAAGCAGGCCTCACCAGAGGGATACGACTGCTATTTTGAGAATGTAAGAGATTGAGTACACTTTTGATCATAATGGAAgaaagctgtttttttaataaGAAAGTGATTTCTATCAGAGATTGATATATTATTGAAAGGTTTTCTGAAATTATTTTCCACAGGTTGGCGGTCATTTCTCCAGTGTTGCCCTCCCACAGATGAAACATTTTGGGAGGATTGCTGTATGTGGAGGAATTTCACTATACAATGATGAAGAACCTCAGACAGGTCTGCGTTTTTACTGCAAACACTGCTAGTGAATTGCTTTCCACTGGTAAATGAAGGGACTTCATTGTTTCTAAActaattttccattttatcaactaCACTTAGCATATAATCTTACTTTAGTGGATCTCTCACTGTGCATATTGTTATCTCTCTTTTACCCTGTGATTCAGGGGCCCCAAagtacccccacagagcaggtattattcattcattgtctgtaacccttatccagttcagggtcacggtgggtccagagcctacctggaatcattgggcgcaaggcgggaacaaaacctggagggggcgccagtccttcacagggaaacacagacacacacacacacacacgttcactcacacctacggacacttttgagtcgccaattcacctaccaacgtgtgtttttggactgtgggaggaaaccggagcacccggaggaaaccgacgcagacacagggagaacacaccacctcctcacagacagtcacctggaggaaacccacgcagacacagggagaacacaccacactcctcacagacagtcacccggaggaaacccacgcagacacggggagaacacaccacactcctcacagacagtcacccggaggaaaaccatgcagacacagagagaacacaccacactcctcacagacagtcacccggagcgggaatcgaacccacaacctccaggcccctggagctgtgtggctgcgccaccgtgcagcccctattaaaatcaattatttaaataaaataataataataaaataagaatcTGAATGAACAGACATAATGCattaatacactgtaaaaagtatTTGCTTGGTGTTCTACATTGATCTGTGTTTGTTAATTGTGATATATTTGGGATATTTATTAGAATCACATTTGTATTGTCTTGCTTTTGTTTTAAACCAAATTGCTTTTCAGGCATAAAAATGATTCCAAAGAAACTAAATGGTAAAAGCCAACACATACAAGCTGTAGGAATCACAAAGGTAGTCTGTGTCAGACAGTACGTTTTCAGCAAACATTTACTACTCACAATATAAAACTATTGATTTTATCAGTTTTTTGTAAGATCAATTCCCTTGAGACCCTTGTGGCTCAGGATCATCACGTAAAGTGCCCTCTTTCATGTGTCCGATCTGACACTCTCTAAATGCTTAGCAGTATTGTCTTCTGTAATTGTCAGATACAGAGTCGGGTTTAACTTAAGAGGTCTGCAGTACCCTATCAACACTTTGTTGTGTAAATTGATTGGAGCACTGaagatattttattgttatggTAACAGTGAAAAGTATGTGGTCTGCTCTAGGTCCTTACCCACACCTGACCATGATCTTTAAGGAGCTCCGGATGGAGGGCTTCCTAGCAGGCCGATGGGAGCACAAGAATGAAGAGTCTCTGAAGAGGATGATTACCTGGGTGCAGGAGGCAAGTGAGAACTTATCAAACAGTTAACAACCAAATAACTAATTatatgaaaatgttttaaaacttttaaCATAGTTATAGCTTATCAGTGTAAAGatagagccttcctggaatcattgggcgcatctTTCCGTAGCaaatcacaatttaaaatgtggtgtattccaggactaggcttaatccctttTTGGGAAACCACTCCCTTAATGCTGAGGTTTTCCTGGCCTTACTTATCCCCCTCCACTCTCACATCAAACAGAATCGCACCCATCACCACCTCATCTCCTCCCTTCTTCCCTTCAACCTCTTAATCCTCTCAGAACACCTCCAAACCGCCCAGATCCCCAGGACGAGTCTCAGAGTTCAGCCCCAGCTCATCTCCAGGCGTGGTTATTGCTAGCAAACTATAGCTTATATCTTGAGTGATTCTTCTGTTGTACACTGTGTAGAAAAGCTTTCTAATGAATGCAGTGGTTTGACTGAtttcttactgtttttttttttcttggtgcAGGGAAAGCTGAAGTGTAGGGAACATGTTACGGTGGGATTTGAGAACATGCCTGCAGCCTTCATGGGGATGTTACAGGGAGAGAATATTGGGAAGGCCATCGTTAAAGTCTGAAATCTTCCCTTTACTCCCAAGCTTATAAAATACTTTGAAATACACTCCATTTCTAAACAGGTAATAAAATCGGATTTGTATGAAGAggattgtgattttttttattattattttttcctttcctattttagacaaaatgtgATGTCAGTTCTGTACTTTGGAACACACCTTGAACAGCAACTTTAACAGAGGCCTTAATCTACCAAAGCACTTTCTTATTTTACCAACagtgtctttatttttttagatgCCAGGCACCTCATAGAATTAGCGCATAACTCCTGTACTAACTCTTTCACACAGGGTTAGGAATTAAACCACAAAGGCTGCTCCATAAGGGGATGCCTCTGTTTCAGGGCATGGTGTAAACATCAAATTCGTGTTCATTATCATATTCATTCTTTTGTGTTGATCTTCCCTAGGCTTTTAGTCATGTATAGAACCAGAGGgtgtggtggtgatgatgatgatcaggAGGCAAATAAGAGGCACACTCTCCTCTGTACACTTCACTGACTCTGATTGTTTTTGAAGATTTGTCCTCTGCTTTGGAGTGAGTATAACATCTGGTGAACAGAGACAGCTCTGTCTCCTTTGGGAAGGGAGTGTGATTCataattacttttttctttttttttccctgactgAAGAAAAATAACTACAGCTGCATCCAGAGAGGaaatacatttcttttgaaTATGATTAACTCAGCTGTAATGTCAGATCTTTGCAGAGGATAAGCGCCATCTACTGTTCATTTACTGTAACACTTTGTTTTTGTACTTCTCTCTGAAGAAACAATATCAGGCACTGATTTCAAAGAGCCGTCcgtgaataactcacatatttAAAGTAATAAGTGTAACATCCAGCGGCTGAAACACCGTTAGTGAACAGAATGAGCTCTGTGGTAGCTTTTAAGCAGTTCCTCACTCCTCAGGTCTTACACATTTGACAGATGCAATCATCAGGAGTGACTAACCAATAAATCTGTTTAGAGAAGCAGGAAAGTTCAGCTACAAGTCTTTTCCAGTGACAAATATTGATGTAAAGATGTGGGAACAGGGAACTGAAACTGTTGTGTCTACGGGCAGTGGTGTTACCCACTAATCTACAGTCTATGACTAAGAATTTTTATACCAAAGAAAAAACTTGacattcattaaaaatgttttcaagaACTTATTCAGTTATGTTGccatgtgatggtgtgttcctACATTGCACTCaaggattctgggtaggttctggacccaccgtgacactgatCAGGATAAGATTAAATTTCCAAAAGTCATCTTGCTCCCTGTTTCCAAACCCCGCCTCTTCCTTCGTGACTGTTCCTGCGCTTTCACTTTTGTGAGATGAAGCcagtcagagaaaaaaaataaactcacactataatataaagaaaaaacagcTTTGAAATGTACTACTTAGACCCAGAACTATTGTGTGTTACAGGGCAACAGATGCTCCCCCTGCAAATAACACATTCTCACATGTACAACTCTGCACTGCTAATCACtctaccatgtgtttttggacccagGCACAATACCAGCGAACACAATGctctttacagacagtgactcgAGACAAGCATCAAACCCAAGACCCTGCAAATGTGGAGGATGACACTAgtataaatattttatcttaTTAGAATGTTTGCTTCTACCTCATTAAATCAATGCTCCCAAAAAGCTGTAGTGAAGGTAATGGGTGAAAACATCCATCCAACCAtccatctgtaaccgcttaatccatccaattcagggtcacggtgggtccagagcctacctggaaccattgggcgcaaggcggtaatacaccctggagggggcgccagtccttcacagggcaacaccgacacacacacacattcactcacacctacgggcacttttgagtcgtcaatccacctaccaacgtgtgtttttggactgtgggaggaaacaggagcacccggaggaaacccacgcaggcacagggagaacacaccccactcctcacagacagtcacctggaggaaacccatgcagacacagagaacacaccacactcctcccagacagtcacctggaggaaacccatgcagacacagagaacacaccacactcctcacagacagtcacctggaggaaacccatgcagacacagggagaacacaccacactcctcacagacagtcacccggaggaaacccacgcacacacagagagaacacaccacactcctcacagacagtcacccggagtgagaatcgaacccacaacctctaggtccctagagctgtgtgactccctgctgcgccaccgtgccgcccctgggtgaaaacatttcctgaaaaTTACAATGAAAGCACATTACACAGCAACTGAAAGCCAGATTTTCTCCACTCAGTTTGTTACTGAAGAAAAGCTACAGATTTATGGGAGAGTTTACTTAATGGAGCCTAAAATCCAAGCCAATCCTGGTTTAAGAACATCTGAAAATCTGTGGAATCACTGTGATCCAGTTTTTGAAACCTGTAGTGCTGTGTGTACATTTCCTACACCAAGACACTCCCTCAACATTTGTATCAAAGTGTGTGTCAGATAAATTTACGTATCGCCACGGTTAGATGGTCTTGTTTAGACACAGTGTCACGTATATTTCGAATGAACTGAAAGCATTgtgtatttccattttaaaaacatatgactttactcttctgggaaggttttaaataaaaggttggaacatttctgtgaagattgcactgcattcagccatgacAACAGTAGTGAGGGCAGGTACTGTGTGATGCTCGCACATGCTCATTATAAAGTTACCAAGTCGTGTTGGTATCCCTCAAAAGAATATTGCTCCATACACAAGTCCTGGCTGCTTTTTACCTGCCTGGTCAGGTAAGTGTTTCAGAGAGTGTTCCATGCTTTTCAATACAGATTATATATACTCTGCCCTGTGGGTGCACATTTTAATTGGCTGGAATCTACAGATTTTTGGACAATACCGTctcagtaaaatatatatacggtggtgcagcaggtaagtttcgcagtcacacagctccagggacctggaggttgtgggttcgattcccgcttcgggtgactgtctgtgaggagtgtggtgtgttctccctgtgtctgcgtgggtttcctccgggtgactgtctgtgaggagtgtggtgtgttctccctgtgtttgcatgggtttcctccgggtgactgtctgtgaggagttggtgtgttctccccgtgtccgcgtgggtttcctccgggtgctccggtttcctcccacagtccaaaaacacacgttgcaggtggattggcgactcgaaagtgtccgtaggtgtgaatgtgtgtgtgtctgtgttgccctgtgaaggactggcctcccctccagggtgtattcccgccttgcgcccgatgattccaggtaggctctggaccccccgcgaccctaaaattggataagcggttacagataatggatggatggatggatgttggtaggtggattggcgactcaaaaatgtccataggtgtgagtgaatgtgtgtgtgtctgtgttgccctgtgaaggactggcgccccctccagggtgtattcccgcattgccccaatgattccaggtaggctctggacccaccgcgaccctgaactggataagggttacagataatgaatgaatgaaagtacaTTATTGTCAACAAATTTacatacagtgtaaatgtagtttgtggctttaaagtccagttgtgttctctaaaCGTATATTCgattcttttctccagaaggaaaaGTGGATATTTGTAAGCCTTTATTATATAATTTCCCCACATGAACTTTGACCGTCTGTTCAACTCACTGTTTGTGAGTTATACAGTTGACGAACTACGTAAATATACATATTCTCACTGTCTCTCCAAACATTGTGTTGTTGCTGCCTGCAGAGCTGGTCCACTAACCGGCGACGTTCTCTTCACCGTGGCTCAAGGCTAAATCGCAACAAATCTGTACACTATTCCGATGGTAGTAACATTTGCTCTTTCTGGACTCACCAGCTCATTTTACAAAACGCTTTTCTGTTCTAATTTCTAGTCTAATTTACAGCTCCTCACGACTCCATAAACTCCATATgatccagaactctgctgcccaTCTCCTCAcccacatcaccccagttctgcactggcttcctgttaaatatcgtattcagttcaaaatccaTCTTCTCACCCACAAAGCTCTCAATATCCTAGCTCCCATTTTGAATTCGTTTTCTAAAATATTGCTCTAAAAGTGCTGTTTTTGTGTGGTTTGCCTTCATGAACTTCAGGCTGGAGGGCCTTTTTTCACCGCTGCTCTGAATCAGACAAGGCCTAGGGGAAGCATTGCTGTGTGTGGTGCAATCTCTCTGTACAATGCC belongs to Hoplias malabaricus isolate fHopMal1 chromosome 9, fHopMal1.hap1, whole genome shotgun sequence and includes:
- the LOC136707253 gene encoding prostaglandin reductase 1-like, producing MVQAKTWILKQHFEGFPKHSDFELKLVQLHEPSDGEVLVEAVFLSVDPYMRPFSRVRMQPGDVMIGTQVAKVIQSKNSAFPVGCHVVGRCGWRTHTVSDGTGLTRVLNDWPQDVPLSLALGGLGMPGLTALYGLEEVLELKSGETVLVNAAAGAVGSVVGQIAKLKGCKVVGSAGSDAKISYLKELGFDHVFNYKTVLSLEEALKQASPEGYDCYFENVGGHFSSVALPQMKHFGRIAVCGGISLYNDEEPQTGPYPHLTMIFKELRMEGFLAGRWEHKNEESLKRMITWVQEGKLKCREHVTVGFENMPAAFMGMLQGENIGKAIVKV